The Amyelois transitella isolate CPQ chromosome 20, ilAmyTran1.1, whole genome shotgun sequence genome has a segment encoding these proteins:
- the LOC132902949 gene encoding uncharacterized protein LOC132902949, with product MVAILGGRGFAEGDSQFSVPILPSQDQPSTSQPLPASVTSTPLGQQEDSIVLPLPGTPAHSPPLASMQSTPRRSPRIRARLSRQAARTTGERGRRSQLQVERDRLVSIEEKRVKAELLQARALQENMAGLAAACNNIAEAISIFGERLVNVVETFMQSH from the exons ATGGTGGCTATTCTTGGTGGCAGGGGTTTTGCAGAAGGGGACTCTCAGTTTAGTGTTCCAATACTACCATCTCAg gACCAACCATCAACCAGCCAGCCATTGCCAGCCAGTGTAACATCAACACCACTAGGACAACAGGAAGATTCTATCGTCTTACCTCTACCGGGAACTCCAGCCCACTCTCCACCTTTAGCCTCTATGCAATCTA ccCCGAGAAGAAGCCCTCGAATTCGAGCCAGGTTGAGTCGTCAAGCTGCCAGAACAACAGGAGAGCGAGGTAGGCGATCTCAACTTCAAGTTGAAAGAGATCGCCTTGTTTCCATTGAAGAGAAGCGGGTCAAGGCAGAGCTTCTTCAGGCTAGAGCATTGCAAGAGAATATGGCGGGACTTGCTGCAGCTTGCAATAATATAGCTGAAGCCATATCAATATTTGGGGAAAGACTGGTTAATGTTGTAGAAACTTTTATGCAATCACATTAA